One genomic window of Kosmotoga olearia TBF 19.5.1 includes the following:
- a CDS encoding Na(+)/H(+) antiporter subunit B codes for MTVLSFIIGVIVIVGAIIAIETKNLLTSVVMLSLVSLLSVVLFIFMKAPDVAITEVSVGAGLTTAIFLLTLKRIGRRESK; via the coding sequence ATGACCGTTCTTTCATTTATCATCGGTGTGATAGTCATCGTTGGGGCTATTATAGCCATAGAAACGAAAAATCTCCTGACTTCTGTTGTTATGCTCTCACTTGTGAGCCTTCTATCAGTGGTTTTATTCATCTTTATGAAGGCGCCTGATGTTGCCATCACTGAAGTTTCCGTTGGTGCAGGCCTTACGACAGCCATATTCCTCCTCACGTTGAAGAGGATTGGAAGGAGAGAGTCGAAATGA
- a CDS encoding cation:proton antiporter, which produces MILFIFLVLVALGFILALFRVFVGPTVPDRIVALDTLNVIVTGAIALFALIENNELFLDIALAYAILAFLETVVVARYLEGRK; this is translated from the coding sequence ATGATTTTGTTTATCTTCCTTGTGCTTGTTGCTTTAGGCTTTATTCTGGCTTTATTTAGAGTTTTTGTTGGTCCAACAGTTCCAGATAGAATCGTTGCACTCGATACACTCAACGTTATCGTTACCGGCGCAATCGCGTTGTTCGCGCTGATTGAGAATAATGAACTGTTTCTTGATATCGCTCTGGCTTACGCGATACTGGCGTTCCTGGAAACTGTTGTTGTAGCCAGATATCTGGAGGGGAGAAAATGA
- the mnhG gene encoding monovalent cation/H(+) antiporter subunit G: MILDVIGYILLGVGSIFYLLGGLGILRMPDIYNRLQAGAKATTLGAFSFILGVGLIRPEWLLKSIIIIIFIAITNPVGSSALARAALKSGIKPVKGTNLDAYQPENDIEDGDKT; the protein is encoded by the coding sequence ATGATTTTAGATGTTATAGGTTACATATTACTGGGTGTGGGATCCATTTTTTACCTCCTCGGTGGGCTTGGAATTCTCAGAATGCCGGATATATACAACAGATTGCAAGCAGGAGCGAAAGCAACAACCCTTGGTGCATTTTCTTTCATTCTTGGAGTTGGTTTGATCAGGCCTGAATGGCTCCTCAAAAGCATCATAATAATTATCTTCATTGCAATCACCAACCCCGTCGGGAGTTCTGCATTGGCTCGCGCGGCACTGAAATCAGGAATAAAGCCGGTGAAGGGTACAAATCTTGACGCCTATCAGCCGGAAAATGATATTGAGGATGGTGATAAAACATGA